Below is a window of Quercus robur chromosome 6, dhQueRobu3.1, whole genome shotgun sequence DNA.
TTGTATTTATGCATCCACATGAAATTGAAGTTAACTAAAGCTAGAGAACAAGGAACATACTGATCCATACCACAGACCATGATATACAGTTCCACAAGAACCTGCAGAAGAAGAAAattcagtaaaaaaataaaaaatcagattGGTATGGGACCAAGCAATATATCATGGTACATATTTTATGGACAAAGAAGCATGAATTCAAAGGAAAAATAGGAAAGATCAATAATGGGTAACTGCTTACACTCATTGACATTCTTGCCATTCAGTCACATGCTTTACCATCATTAACTTAAATGGCAGAATTTGAAGAGGGGGGGAATCCATATTTCACAAACACATACTGTTCACTTAATATAAAATTACCTTGCCCAATTTGTTCTCCAATTGTCAAGTCCTCCCATAGGATTTCATAGTCAAAGCAGTCAGTATCCAAGTCGACCTTATTTACAGTACTGCTGGTACTTCCGCAGCTGCTGGCACTGCTTGTACTGTTAACATTAAATGAGGACCAGGACCCTGATGCCTCGTTATTGCCAGGCCGGTTACTTTCACTTGCCTGGCATTCTGGTTTTGGCCCAGAAGAGGAAGTCTTCTGATGAACTGATTCATTCTCTTGATCATTACGCAACCAGGGCCAGGCAAAACGGGCAGTCCTTGCATCTGAACCTTCTCGCTCATTCCCTTTCCATGGCCATGATATCCCTTTCTTACCCATCCACGCTTCTGCCTTTGAGGTTATGATCTTGTGAATGGTAGGTTTCCCTTCACTCTCATCACCAGAATCTCTGGAGGGTTTTCCGGGCCACTTCTCATCACCATGAGAAAATACACCAAAGGGAGATGGAGGTACATCTCCTCTGGGTGTGCTAGCTCCACTTGAAGTTGCATCCTCCCTATGGTCAGAGAGAACTGTGTCTGAGAAAGCATGATCAGAATGATGACTATCGCCACTCCCACCTTCATGATCAATGTTATTCTCTCCTGTCCGAATTCTTGACTTAACTTTGTTGCTCACCTTGGATGCCTATTTTGGTGGTTTAACATTCAAGAAATGCCACACTACAATAAAACACAGGAAaatgagaaaacaaaaacactaaccagatttgaaatttttgatgcAATTGCAGATTGCAGAGGCTGCTGAGGATCAAGACCAAGTTTATTTGTGATTGAGACACCACTTCTGGGACGACCATAACTAGAATCTGGTTCCGGGTGCTTCACACTTGTCATTTCTTGAAAGGGCCGTGAATCACTTGATACACAAATAATCCCAACCAAAGTACCATCATCGTCATAGAACGGAGTGTTGGTTGCAACAGCTAAAATAGTCTCCCCCGTCTTATTCTTGAGAGGAATCTGCCCAGTCCAGCTCTCTCCCATGGAGACCCGATATACTATATTATTTGCTACGGCATAGTTCTGGGGATCAATTAGAAGTTCAACGGCATCCTGGCCAAGGGCTTCCGCTGCAGAATAACCATATAGATTCTCAGCAGTTCGGTTCCTGCCAAAATTGAACATTCCCAAAAAGACCAAATTGGAAAATTAAGTAAACCAAGCTGTTACCCATATAGTCAATAAGACAAATAACATATCAATGTAAAAATACATTCATTAAGTAGCTAAAATGCAATTTCAAGTTCAGAGTTTGTCATTGGTACCAACCCAATTTCAGAATCACAACCCAGAGTCAATCCCAAATTCTCAATTCCAATAAACACACCATCAATCTACAGTTCCAGCAAGCATTGCAATCAAACAACCAcccaataaaaactcaaaacaacaTAAAACCAATCATACACTGAAACACAAGTAAAAGAAAATGGCAAAACTTAGGTAGAGTTCCTTAGGTGCTCTAACTTTGGTTCCCTAATTTTATTCAACCAATGCTTAAATTCAACAGTGTAGTTCATTGGTCAATGCAACCgcataattgaatttaaattgagGAATCTAAGAAACAGTACTTAAGTTTTGCTAACATTCTCAAAACTAGCAATACCCAAACGAATAAATACCATTAAAATCTGCAAAAACAAAGCATTACCCAAATGACCAAAAGACCAATAAAAGAACATGCAATAGAgaatttaattaaccaaaaaaGTACTAAAACCACTGACCAGTAAATGATACGACCATTAAGATCGAATATATGTACAGACTGTCCCATTGACTGCAATATATTCAAGTACTGCCTATCAGTGAAATTCACAGCTGATGGCCCACCACCGCCAGcgccgccgccgccaccaccactCACATTCACATCCACATCCACATTCGTAGGCTCACGGCTCCGGCTCTCTCTCTGTAACGGCGACGAATGCCGAAACGACGTTGAAGCAGCCTTCTTCCACACTCCTCCAGCTCCACTGTCCAATCCTGAAGCACCAGCTCGCCTACGCTGTGGACCAGAGCGCTGTGGGGACACAGAGTGCGACCTCTGCtgattgtggttgtggtggtggtgatggtggtggtgttgttgttCATTCCCTGAGAGAACGAGCTTTGACATCTCTTGTTTGAGATTGGCATGACCTGCTTCTAGCTCCTCTATCTTCCTTAGGAGCTCCTCTGCTGGTGGGGTACCCatgttgtgattttgtgataAAAATGCAATCTTTTCGTTTTCTCTGTTTCTGTCTTTAGACCATGAAATACCCACTTAGGAATAACACAGTATCTAGAAGATTCATgtgcctctctctttctctcacactcTTTTTTCTGAACAAGACCCAGttgataaaatttcaagaaatagTGAAATACTTCATACCCACTATGGAAAATGATACCATATCTAGAAGATTCATGtgcctatctctctctctcttctgaaAATGACCCAGTTGATAAATTTCAGAGATTTGAACAAGTATGGGGTTG
It encodes the following:
- the LOC126688899 gene encoding uncharacterized protein LOC126688899, with product MGTPPAEELLRKIEELEAGHANLKQEMSKLVLSGNEQQHHHHHHHHNHNQQRSHSVSPQRSGPQRRRAGASGLDSGAGGVWKKAASTSFRHSSPLQRESRSREPTNVDVDVNVSGGGGGGAGGGGPSAVNFTDRQYLNILQSMGQSVHIFDLNGRIIYWNRTAENLYGYSAAEALGQDAVELLIDPQNYAVANNIVYRVSMGESWTGQIPLKNKTGETILAVATNTPFYDDDGTLVGIICVSSDSRPFQEMTSVKHPEPDSSYGRPRSGVSITNKLGLDPQQPLQSAIASKISNLASKVSNKVKSRIRTGENNIDHEGGSGDSHHSDHAFSDTVLSDHREDATSSGASTPRGDVPPSPFGVFSHGDEKWPGKPSRDSGDESEGKPTIHKIITSKAEAWMGKKGISWPWKGNEREGSDARTARFAWPWLRNDQENESVHQKTSSSGPKPECQASESNRPGNNEASGSWSSFNVNSTSSASSCGSTSSTVNKVDLDTDCFDYEILWEDLTIGEQIGQGSCGTVYHGLWYGSDVAVKVFSKQEYSDEILVSFRQEVSLMKRLRHPNVLLFMGAVTSAQRLCIVTEFLPRGSLFRLLQRNTSKLDWRRRVHMALDIARGMNYLHHCNPPIIHRDLKSSNLLVDKNWTVKVGDFGLSRLKHETYLTTKTGKGTPQWMAPEVLRNEPSDEKSDVYSYGVILWELATEKIPWDNLNSMQVIGAVGFMNQRLEIPTDVDPQWASIIESCWHSDPASRPAFQELLERLRELQRQYALQFQAARSAAGDGAQ